One genomic segment of Mastomys coucha isolate ucsf_1 unplaced genomic scaffold, UCSF_Mcou_1 pScaffold22, whole genome shotgun sequence includes these proteins:
- the Pgam5 gene encoding serine/threonine-protein phosphatase PGAM5, mitochondrial isoform X2, producing the protein MAFRQALQLAACGLAGGSAAVLFSAVAVGKPRGGGDADTRATEPPAWNGAGAGRGVWDSNWDRREPLSLINLKKRNVESGEDELASRLDHYKAKATRHIFLIRHSQYHVDGSLEKDRTLTSLGREQAELTGLRLASLGLKFNKIVHSSMTRAVETTDIISKHLPGVSRVSTDLLREGAPIEPDPPVSHWKPEAVYYEDGARIEAAFRNYIHRADAKQEEDSYEIFICHANVIRYIVCRALQFPPEGWLRLSLNNGSITHLVIRPNGRVALRTLGDTGFMPPDKITRS; encoded by the exons ATGGCTTTCCGGCAGGCGCTTCAGCTGGCGGCCTGTGGTCTGGCGGGTGGCTCGGCCGCTGTTCTCTTCTCGGCCGTAGCCGTAGGGAAGCCGCGAGGTGGCGGGGATGCAGACACGCGCGCGACGGAGCCTCCGGCCTGGAACGGAGCCGGAGCCGGGCGCGGCGTCTGGGACTCCAACTGGGACAG GCGAGAGCCACTGTCACTCATTAACCTGAAGAAAAGGAACGTGGAATCTGGAGAAGATGAACTGGCATCCAGGCTGGACCACTATAAGGCAAAGGCGACCAGGCACATATTCCTCATCCGGCATTCCCAGTACCATGTGGATGGCTCGCTGGAGAAGGACCGCACCCTGACCTCATTAG GTCGGGAACAGGCTGAACTCACAGGGCTCCGACTTGCAAGCCTGGGATTAAAGTTTAATAAAATTGTCCATTCCTCTATGACCCGTGCAGTAGAGACCACCGACATCATCAGTAAGCACCTGCCAG GTGTCTCCAGAGTCAGCACAGACTTGCTACGGGAAGGCGCCCCCATTGAGccggatccacctgtctctcacTGGAAGCCAGAGGCTGTG TATTATGAAGATGGAGCCCGGATTGAGGCTGCCTTCAGGAACTACATCCACCGAGCTGATGCCAAGCAGGAGGAGGACAGCTATGAGATCTTCATATGCCACGCCAATGTCATCCGCTATATTGTTTGTAG AGCACTGCAGTTTCCCCCAGAAGGTTGGCTCCGCCTGTCCCTCAACAACGGCAGTATCACCCACCTGGTGATTCGACCCAATGGTCGTGTTGCACTCAGGACCCTTGGGGACACAGGGTTCATGCCCCCAGACAAGATTACTCGGTCCTGA
- the Pgam5 gene encoding serine/threonine-protein phosphatase PGAM5, mitochondrial isoform X1, translating into MAFRQALQLAACGLAGGSAAVLFSAVAVGKPRGGGDADTRATEPPAWNGAGAGRGVWDSNWDRREPLSLINLKKRNVESGEDELASRLDHYKAKATRHIFLIRHSQYHVDGSLEKDRTLTSLGREQAELTGLRLASLGLKFNKIVHSSMTRAVETTDIISKHLPGVSRVSTDLLREGAPIEPDPPVSHWKPEAVQYYEDGARIEAAFRNYIHRADAKQEEDSYEIFICHANVIRYIVCRALQFPPEGWLRLSLNNGSITHLVIRPNGRVALRTLGDTGFMPPDKITRS; encoded by the exons ATGGCTTTCCGGCAGGCGCTTCAGCTGGCGGCCTGTGGTCTGGCGGGTGGCTCGGCCGCTGTTCTCTTCTCGGCCGTAGCCGTAGGGAAGCCGCGAGGTGGCGGGGATGCAGACACGCGCGCGACGGAGCCTCCGGCCTGGAACGGAGCCGGAGCCGGGCGCGGCGTCTGGGACTCCAACTGGGACAG GCGAGAGCCACTGTCACTCATTAACCTGAAGAAAAGGAACGTGGAATCTGGAGAAGATGAACTGGCATCCAGGCTGGACCACTATAAGGCAAAGGCGACCAGGCACATATTCCTCATCCGGCATTCCCAGTACCATGTGGATGGCTCGCTGGAGAAGGACCGCACCCTGACCTCATTAG GTCGGGAACAGGCTGAACTCACAGGGCTCCGACTTGCAAGCCTGGGATTAAAGTTTAATAAAATTGTCCATTCCTCTATGACCCGTGCAGTAGAGACCACCGACATCATCAGTAAGCACCTGCCAG GTGTCTCCAGAGTCAGCACAGACTTGCTACGGGAAGGCGCCCCCATTGAGccggatccacctgtctctcacTGGAAGCCAGAGGCTGTG CAGTATTATGAAGATGGAGCCCGGATTGAGGCTGCCTTCAGGAACTACATCCACCGAGCTGATGCCAAGCAGGAGGAGGACAGCTATGAGATCTTCATATGCCACGCCAATGTCATCCGCTATATTGTTTGTAG AGCACTGCAGTTTCCCCCAGAAGGTTGGCTCCGCCTGTCCCTCAACAACGGCAGTATCACCCACCTGGTGATTCGACCCAATGGTCGTGTTGCACTCAGGACCCTTGGGGACACAGGGTTCATGCCCCCAGACAAGATTACTCGGTCCTGA